The following nucleotide sequence is from Bacteroidales bacterium.
GGGAACTTCGCTCACGTGAAGATAAATCATGGTTGTTTTTATGGATGCATGGCCAAGGATAGCTTGTAGTGTTTTTATGTTCATCCCATCTTCCAACGCATGCGAAGCAAAACAATGTCGCAATATGTGCAGATTGATTTGTTTTATACCAGACTTTTTATTCGCCATCTTAAGAGCATGCCTAAGACCACTAGCTGTTAAAGGTTTTCCTTTGGTCTTGCCATTAAACAGAAAGTCTACAGGCTTATAGGCTTTAAAATACGCTCTTAAATCAGGTAATAGTTTCTTTGATAAAACGGTATATCTGTCTTTATTTCCTTTGGAGCGGTTGATCCTAATTCTGAATTTCCCATCATTTGTTTCAATGTTTTCTATCTTCAGGTTAAGTAATTCGTTACGCCTGAGTCCAGAAGCATAGAGCATGGTCAGCATCAATCTATGCTTTACATTATCACTACTAGAGAATAGTTTATGAAGTTCTTTTCTGCTTATAATAACAGGCAGATCCTGCTCTTCTTTAGGGTAAGGTATTTTAAATGCAAACTTTTCCCTATCAAGCATATGAGTATAATACCAGCGCAAACCTGCAACATAGATTTTAATGGTTCGCCAAGCCCTAAATTTATGATATTGAAGCTGGTAGAGATAGTCGGTAACTTCATCTATTTCAGTATCCGCAGGAT
It contains:
- a CDS encoding tyrosine-type recombinase/integrase, which codes for MSNHSDQTIINYTRCVEYLCKHTGKHPADTEIDEVTDYLYQLQYHKFRAWRTIKIYVAGLRWYYTHMLDREKFAFKIPYPKEEQDLPVIISRKELHKLFSSSDNVKHRLMLTMLYASGLRRNELLNLKIENIETNDGKFRIRINRSKGNKDRYTVLSKKLLPDLRAYFKAYKPVDFLFNGKTKGKPLTASGLRHALKMANKKSGIKQINLHILRHCFASHALEDGMNIKTLQAILGHASIKTTMIYLHVSEVPLFKGFSPFDNWEDMS